The Schaalia dentiphila ATCC 17982 sequence CGATACATGTCCCTCCGAGGGGTGGATAGGCGTGTGCGGAGTGAGGAATATCGGCTGGGAATGGGCCTCGCAGCAGGGGATGGACCTCGACCGTGTACTGGTATTAAACGCGGGGAAAGATCACCAGGTGGGGGACCTGTGTTCCCTTCTGATAGAAGCCTGCGATGTTGTCTGCCTCGATATTCCTGAACTGTCCGGCGCACAGCAGCGGACCTTGGCAGCGAGGGCCCGATCGATGGGACGCACCATCGTGACACTGCGCCCCTGGCCGGGGCTTTCTCGTGAAGCGCCGCGCCGACGAATGCGGCTGGTGGTCTAGGTGCGTGACATGGTGGTGTGGGTGCCCGATTGGCCCGTTCACTGCCTCGTGGTCGATCTGCCGCCGGGTGGCACTGGGGCTGTCGTACATAGCGAACGCATCGAGGTTGCCAGCGGCGCTGCTCGGAGCGCCGGAGTGAGGAGCGGCATGAGCGTACGAGAGGCGATGTATGTGTGCCCCGATCTCATCTGCTTGCCTCGCGACCCTGATCGCGAGGCGCGAGCGTTTAGCGCCGTTGTCGATGCTTTCGATTCAGTGGCGGCCGGGGTGGAGTGCGTGCGCCCCGGGGTAGCTAGGTGTCGGGCGCGTGGTCCCGCTCGTTGGCATGGGAGTGAGGAGGCCGCGGCCTTGGCTCTGGTGTCGGCGATCGAGGAGGCCGTCGGCGTTGAATGTTTTGTTGGCATCGCCGATGGGCCGGTCGCATCCCTGGAGGCGGCGCGCGAGGGACGCATTGTTCCTGCCGGAGAAAACCAATTATTCCTGGGGCGTATCCCGTTACATCGTGCCCTATGGGCCGTTCCTGTCGCGATGACTGATAGAGCAGCTGACGCCATCGAGCTATTGACAGGCCTGGGCGTTCACACGTGCGCGGATTTTCTGGCACTGGGGCGAGGTCGTGTGTGCGAGCGCTTCGGCGACGTCGGTGAACAACTCTGGAATCTCGCTTCCGGAGGCGACAGTGCCCTCACCCCGGCCGGGCGCATTCAACCAGACATCACGATGGAGTGCGTCATTGATGTGGGTGGAGATTCCATCAATACGATGATCGTACCCATTCAACGCATCGCACGAGATCTGTCTCAGAGGCTGGGGCGGGGCGGGCTCGTCTCGCAGACCCTGCGCATCGATGTGGAGGATGCCGGGGGCGGTCAGCGCACTCGCACGTGGAGTGGATGTGACGTGTGCGTATCGGACGAGGTTGCTCTGCGCGTCCGGTGGACGCTCGCGGGGTGGACTTCGGGTATCGAAGGGCCCAGTGGCGCAGTGACCTGTATACGCGTGACCGCATGTGATCCGCGGGTGGGGCGCAGTGCGTCAGCACTGTGGGGGCGGTCAGATCGCGAGCGCGATGTCTCGCGCAGCGTGGTGCGTATTCAGGGGATGGCGGGGCCGGATTCTCTCCTGATTCCGCGGGTGCAGGGCGGATACGATCCGCGCAGCCGTGTTGTGATGACCAGATGGGGGAGCAAGCCTCTCCTTCGCCCGCATGAGGGGGCGTGGGAGGGACGCATCGCTCATCCTCCGGCGACGCTTTTTGACGAGCCCGTGCGTGTGAGGATTGTTGGCGTATCTGGGGCCTTCGACGATGTGCGTGTGGACCACCGAGGGGCCTTGAGTGCTGCACCCGCCTACCTCGTGAGCGAGCGTGATGTCTCGCAATCAGTGTTGGGGAGGGGGCGCCGTGCGGCTATCGCGCGAGTGGAAGGGCCTTGGCCGGTGGGAGGTCGGTGGTGGGCGCAGGAGAGACCGCGCGCCTACATGAGGGCTCTGCTTGAGGACGGACGGGACGTTCTCCTTGTCTGGAAGGAGGGGGAGTGGGCAATCGAGGGACTGTCCCAGTGAGCCGGTGCTGGGGATGGGTGGGTGCCGTAGACTGAAAGGATGGTATCGCTGTCGCACACGCTGGCCTCGCTGTCGGATGATGACATGATGGCCCTCGTTGGCCCGGCGGCGTGGGCGAATGGCCTGCGTTTAGCGCGCAGTGGCGCGGTGCGTGAATTCTCCTGGAGCGAGGATGGCGAGCAGGCTGAAGCACGCGTGAAGGAAGCCGGGCTGACCTATCGCGTGCGCGTCGCACAGGGCGCTGTGCGTCCCTCCCTCGCGTGTGCGTGCCCGCTGCGCAGTGACTGTCCCCATACGGTAGCGACGCTCATTGTTGGGCGCGAGGATGCCCGCGACAAGCAGCGCTCGGTGCCTGAATGGAGCCGTGTCCTCGAGCAAATGCTGGGTTCTGACCGCGACCGCCTGGGCGAGCCGTTGGCCCTCGTCGTTGATGCGCATGATCCCGGGGTCGAGCCGTCTCTCATCCCGCTGCGCCGAAGCTCCTCATCCGGGTGGACGACGAAGAGGGCTTCGTGGCTCGATTTGACGGCGACGCAGTGGGCGTCAGTGACGGATGGGCTGGATCCCACGCATGTCTCTCTCATGCGCGAGGGGTACCGCCTGTCGCGTGAATCGCGTTCGTGGCACTCGCGCACGGAGGTGACGCTCAGTTCGCTGGGTGAGCATGCCTACGCGTGGCTGGCGCGTCTGGTGCGGGCCGGGGTTGAGCTCTACGCCTCGCCTGACGCCGATGAGAGGGTGGTGCTCTCGCACGCGACCTGGGACGCGGACATTGATGTGCGCTCCGGTGACGACGGCCTTGACGTCAGAGTCGTCGCGCGCAACGGAGACGAGGTGATCACGAGGCCGCGTATCGACCGCGACGCGAGTGTGCTGCTGCTGGATGGAGGGCGCGGAATCGCGCGGATTGAGGGTGTGGGAACGCTTGACGGCTTTCCTCTCGATCGAGGCTTGCATATTCCTGCCGCAGATGTCGCGCAGTTTCGTGGCACGTGGCTGCCCGCCCTCCTCAGGCGTTTTTCGATGGCTTCCTCCGATGGCAGTTTTGACCCTGAGGCTCGCCCGGACGTGTCGCTCGTGGGGACAGTGCGACGCGACGGGGAATCTGTCGTTGTGCGTTGGTGGGCAGAGTATCGTCAGGGTGAGTCACGCTCGCGCACTCCTGTGGCCCACTGCGTGGAGGACGAGGCCGTGGCCGAGATCCTGGGTCGCGTCGAGTTGTGGGGACGTGGGTTCGACTCCGCCCTGTGGACCGCGCCTCCGACGACGGGGAGGCTGTCTCCGTGGCGTGTTCCTGCCTTCTTGGAAGCGGTTGTTGATGCTGAGGGCATCGATGGCCTCGTGTGGGACGTTGCGGAGGACGTGCGTGCCATCGACGTGCGAGAAGACGGATTCGATGTCGATGTGAGCGTTGATCCAGCCACGCGTGACTGGTTTGACCTCAACGTGCGCCTGCGCCTCGGCCGCGTCACGATCAGCGTGCGCGAAGCGCTCGAAGCGATCGCAGGCGGGCAGGATTACGTCGAGGTCGAGGGAACGTGGGTACGCCTTGACGGCGAACGTATTCGCTCCTTGGCGACGTTGCTGGAAGAGGCACGCACCCTGGCGGGATGGGACGGCGAGGGTTTCAGGCTCACGCCGATGCAGGTCGGCGTCGTCGATCTATTCGCGAGTGCATCCGACCACGTGAGCCTCAGTGACGCGTGGAGGATGCGGGTCGCTCCGCTGCGCGACGGCTCCGCGGATGAAGGTGTGCCGCCGGTACCATCGCTCAGCTCGGTTCTGCGGCCGTACCAACGGCACGGCCACGCTTGGCTAACGGCTCGCTTGTCCGGTGGAATCGGTGGAATTTTGGCGGATGACATGGGCCTGGGTAAAACCGTTCAGATCCTGTCGGCTGTGGCAGCGCTGCGAGCGCATGCACCCGCCGGCGATCCCTCGCCCGTTCTCGTCGTGGCGCCGACCTCCGTCGTTGGCGTGTGGATAGACCAGGCGCGCACCTTCACACCGCACCTGCGTGTGCGCGCGGTGAAGGAAACGGCCACGCGCCGTGGGACGACGATCCAGGAGGAGGTTGCCGATATGGATATCGTCGTCACCTCCTACACGCTCGCCCGCCTGGAGGCGGAGCAGTGGAACCAGGTGCGCCTCGGCGGAGTTGTCATCGATGAAGCGCAAGCGGTGAAGAACCCTCGCACCGCAACCTACCGAGCGCTTCGCGATCTTGAGTCGCCCTGGAAGTTGGCGGTGTCGGGTACCCCCATCGAAAACTCGCTGGGAGACCTGTGGTCGTTGCTTTCCTTGACGTGCCCCGGCCTCCTGCCCTCGTGGGAGGCATTCCAGCAGCAGGTGCGCAGGCCGATCGAAAATGGCGCGGATCCGGCGATGCTCGGGCGTCTGACGGCCTATGTTGCGCCCTTTGTTCTGCGGCGCACGAAGGAGGAGGTCGCTCCGGATCTGCCCGATAAGATCGTCGACATTGTGCGCGTCGATTTGGGCAAGGAGCACCGCCGTATCTACGATCAGTATCTGGCCCGCGAGCGCGCCCGGATTCTCGACCTGCTGCGAGACGTGGATGCGAACCGCATGAGTGTGCTTGCGGCGATTACGAGGCTGCGTCAGCTAGCGCTCGATCCGGCTCTCGTCGAGGAGTCGTATGCGCACGTGGGGTCGGCAAAAATCGAGTACCTGGCGGATCGCCTGGATGAGATCGTGCCACTCGGACATCAGGCCTTGGTGTTTAGCCAGTTCACCTCGTTCCTGGAGCGTATCCGGCACATGCTTGAGCGCCGTGGAATATCCGCCGTGCAGCTCGATGGGTCGACGCGTGGTCGGGCTGAGGTCATCGAGAAGTTCCGCTCGGGCGATGCTCAAGTCTTCCTCATCTCGCTGAAGGCTGGCGGTTCCGGGTTGACCCTCACCGAGGCGGACTACGTCTACGTCATGGATCCCTGGTGGAATCCTGCCGCGGAGGAGCAGGCGATTGATCGCGCGCACCGCATCGGTCAGATGAAGAAAGTCAACGTCTATCGAATGGTTGCGACTGATACGATCGAAGCGAAGGTTGTGGAGCTTCAGGATCGCAAGCGCCAGCTCATTTCTTCGGTGATGAACGGGACTGGAATGGGCGCTCGCCTGAGCGAGGCGGACCTGCGCGGGCTCCTCGACTAAAGGGCGGCGAAGCTTTTCGGGCGCACGGCGACCTTCAGGCCGGCGCGTGTGCGCACGGCGTTGAGGGCGTCGCTAACGTCGGACAGCTCATACTCGTGTGTGATGAGTGGCGACAGGTTAATGCGTCCGCTTGAGAGCGCTTCGACGGCCGCCGTGTAGTCGTCAAGGGTCGCGTTCGCGCTGCCGCTGATGGTCAGCTCCCGGTAGTGCACGAGGTTCGGGTCGATCTGAGTCATCGCTCCCGCGGGGAAGCCTGCGAAGAAAGAAATGTGGCCGCCGATGCGCGCGCACTGAGCGGCAATGGAGACGAGGGCTGGGGCTCCGACTGCGATAATGACGACGTCTGCTCCTACACCGTCAGTCCACGTCATGACCTCACGTACAAGATCCTCGCCTTGGGTGCCGGTCGTCAACTCGGCTCCCATTGCTCGCGCGGGTTCGAGGCGCGCCTGTCGGCCGCAGGCCATGACGCGCGCGCCGGCAGAAACCGCGAGTGCGCAGTGGATGAGGCCGATCGGGCCAGTTCCCAGCACGAGCACACGGGAGTTGGATTCGATGGGTAGGCGTGTTGTTGCGCGCAGGCAGCACGAGAGCGGCTCGGCGAGTGCGAGGTGAGGCGGGGCGATCTCGCGAGCGACGGGGGTAATGCACGCGAGCGCTTCTTCGGGGACGAGGATGAA is a genomic window containing:
- a CDS encoding DNA polymerase Y family protein; this encodes MVVWVPDWPVHCLVVDLPPGGTGAVVHSERIEVASGAARSAGVRSGMSVREAMYVCPDLICLPRDPDREARAFSAVVDAFDSVAAGVECVRPGVARCRARGPARWHGSEEAAALALVSAIEEAVGVECFVGIADGPVASLEAAREGRIVPAGENQLFLGRIPLHRALWAVPVAMTDRAADAIELLTGLGVHTCADFLALGRGRVCERFGDVGEQLWNLASGGDSALTPAGRIQPDITMECVIDVGGDSINTMIVPIQRIARDLSQRLGRGGLVSQTLRIDVEDAGGGQRTRTWSGCDVCVSDEVALRVRWTLAGWTSGIEGPSGAVTCIRVTACDPRVGRSASALWGRSDRERDVSRSVVRIQGMAGPDSLLIPRVQGGYDPRSRVVMTRWGSKPLLRPHEGAWEGRIAHPPATLFDEPVRVRIVGVSGAFDDVRVDHRGALSAAPAYLVSERDVSQSVLGRGRRAAIARVEGPWPVGGRWWAQERPRAYMRALLEDGRDVLLVWKEGEWAIEGLSQ
- a CDS encoding DEAD/DEAH box helicase; this translates as MVSLSHTLASLSDDDMMALVGPAAWANGLRLARSGAVREFSWSEDGEQAEARVKEAGLTYRVRVAQGAVRPSLACACPLRSDCPHTVATLIVGREDARDKQRSVPEWSRVLEQMLGSDRDRLGEPLALVVDAHDPGVEPSLIPLRRSSSSGWTTKRASWLDLTATQWASVTDGLDPTHVSLMREGYRLSRESRSWHSRTEVTLSSLGEHAYAWLARLVRAGVELYASPDADERVVLSHATWDADIDVRSGDDGLDVRVVARNGDEVITRPRIDRDASVLLLDGGRGIARIEGVGTLDGFPLDRGLHIPAADVAQFRGTWLPALLRRFSMASSDGSFDPEARPDVSLVGTVRRDGESVVVRWWAEYRQGESRSRTPVAHCVEDEAVAEILGRVELWGRGFDSALWTAPPTTGRLSPWRVPAFLEAVVDAEGIDGLVWDVAEDVRAIDVREDGFDVDVSVDPATRDWFDLNVRLRLGRVTISVREALEAIAGGQDYVEVEGTWVRLDGERIRSLATLLEEARTLAGWDGEGFRLTPMQVGVVDLFASASDHVSLSDAWRMRVAPLRDGSADEGVPPVPSLSSVLRPYQRHGHAWLTARLSGGIGGILADDMGLGKTVQILSAVAALRAHAPAGDPSPVLVVAPTSVVGVWIDQARTFTPHLRVRAVKETATRRGTTIQEEVADMDIVVTSYTLARLEAEQWNQVRLGGVVIDEAQAVKNPRTATYRALRDLESPWKLAVSGTPIENSLGDLWSLLSLTCPGLLPSWEAFQQQVRRPIENGADPAMLGRLTAYVAPFVLRRTKEEVAPDLPDKIVDIVRVDLGKEHRRIYDQYLARERARILDLLRDVDANRMSVLAAITRLRQLALDPALVEESYAHVGSAKIEYLADRLDEIVPLGHQALVFSQFTSFLERIRHMLERRGISAVQLDGSTRGRAEVIEKFRSGDAQVFLISLKAGGSGLTLTEADYVYVMDPWWNPAAEEQAIDRAHRIGQMKKVNVYRMVATDTIEAKVVELQDRKRQLISSVMNGTGMGARLSEADLRGLLD
- a CDS encoding alcohol dehydrogenase catalytic domain-containing protein, coding for MESMLAASLRSPGALVLDERPIPTLGPRDVLLSVEATTLCGTDLRIATGQKTNGVTPGVVLGHEIAARVWRVGSDLTAGVDVPAPGTQVGLAPEIACGHCAPCTSGRSNVCANMRLFGTGVDGALADFILVPEEALACITPVAREIAPPHLALAEPLSCCLRATTRLPIESNSRVLVLGTGPIGLIHCALAVSAGARVMACGRQARLEPARAMGAELTTGTQGEDLVREVMTWTDGVGADVVIIAVGAPALVSIAAQCARIGGHISFFAGFPAGAMTQIDPNLVHYRELTISGSANATLDDYTAAVEALSSGRINLSPLITHEYELSDVSDALNAVRTRAGLKVAVRPKSFAAL